A single genomic interval of Cucumis sativus cultivar 9930 chromosome 5, Cucumber_9930_V3, whole genome shotgun sequence harbors:
- the LOC105435455 gene encoding ankyrin repeat-containing protein ITN1 gives MNPTPRVVGHILKQRERKENLEERINLYRTALDGDWDNALYILDHNPSLLSASITRDKETALHIAAGAKHTNFVEELVKKMSKEEVGKKNRHGNTALCFAAASGVVRIAELMVEKNQDLPLIRGFGDVTPLFMAVSYKCRPMALYLLSVTELTELTSQEKIELLIATIHSDFFDISVEILEHDTTLATKNDTKNNNETALHVMARKPSAIDRGNQLNFWKNCINSVKRVSNNEEEEMKTLARELVESLWKHVVYELPQKEMLSFIRHPSRLLHDAASVGNVEFLVLLIRRYPDIVWEEDDDGKSIFHVAVENRLEDVFNLIYEIGGLKDFSAKYRTTLKGKYNILHLAAKLAAPNHLNRVSGAALQMQRELLWYKEVEKIVLSSQLEAKCDDPLKLTPRELFTIEHKDLRKDGEAWMRNTANSCMLVSTLIATVIFAAAFTVPGGDDIEGTPIFRRKFWFTIFVISDAVGLISSSSSILVFLSILTSRYAEHDFLHSLPSRLLIGFTSLFVSIVCMVVAFSATFFIHYHNNANIWVPTIVATTTIVPVCCFCMLQFKLWVDIYYNTYLSKFLFRPRQRKLSSSSPITVFFSSTTITGSSTLPLVEAIYNESSERTYIEHPHSTPR, from the exons ATGAATCCTACACCGCGGGTCGTCGGacatattttgaaacaaa gggaaagaaaagaaaatcttgaAGAAAGGATTAATCTGTATCGAACTGCACTTGACGGTGATTGGGATAATGCTCTATACATTTTGGACCATAATCCATCGTTGTTAAGTGCTTCAATAACGAGAGACAAGGAGACAGCTCTTCATATTGCTGCTGGAGCCAAGCACACCAATTTTGTGGAAGAgcttgtaaaaaaaatgagcaAGGAGGAAGTTGGTAAGAAAAATAGACATGGAAATACTGCCTTGTGCTTTGCTGCTGCTTCTGGAGTTGTAAGAATTGCTGAGCTGATGGTGGAGAAGAACCAGGATCTTCCACTTATTCGTGGCTTTGGGGATGTTACTCCTCTTTTCATGGCAGTTTCTTACAAATGTAGACCCATGGCTTTGTATCTCTTGTCTGTCACTGAACTCACTGAGCTAACCTCCCAAGAAAAGATCGAGCTTCTTATTGCCACCATACATAGTGACTTTTTTG ATATCAGTGTAGAAATCTTGGAACATGATACAACTTTGGCTACTAAGAATGacacaaaaaataacaacGAGACAGCATTGCATGTCATGGCTAGAAAACCATCAGCAATTGATAGAGGAAATCAGCTAAACTTTTGGAAAAACTGCATCAATT CCGTGAAAAGAGTCTCCaataatgaagaagaagagatgaagaCATTAGCCCGTGAGTTAGTTGAATCATTATGGAAACATGTTGTATATGAGTTGccacaaaaagaaatgttgaGCTTCATAAGGCATCCTTCAAGATTGCTTCATGATGCTGCCAGTGTAGGAAATGTTGAGTTTTTGGTTTTGCTCATTCGTAGATATCCAGATATTGTATGGGAAGAAGACGATGATGGTAAAAGTATATTTCACGTAGCGGTTGAGAATCGACTGGAGGATGTGTTCAATCTAATATATGAGATTGGTGGCCTTAAGGACTTTTCTGCAAAATATAGAACAACTCTCAAAggaaaatataacattttacaTTTGGCTGCAAAACTAGCTGCTCCAAACCATCTCAACAGAGTCTCAGGAGCCGCCCTTCAAATGCAACGTGAATTACTTTGGTATAAG GAAGTGGAAAAGATAGTTCTGTCATCCCAACTAGAGGCCAAATGTGATGATCCTCTTAAGTTGACACCACGAGAGTTATTCACTATAGAGCATAAAGATCTCCGCAAAGATGGCGAAGCGTGGATGAGAAACACAGCAAACTCTTGCATGCTTGTTTCAACTTTAATTGCCACAGTCATATTTGCAGCAGCATTCACAGTTCCTGGTGGTGATGATATTGAAGGCACTCCTATATTTCGAAGGAAGTTTTGGTTcactatttttgttatatcagATGCAGTTGGTTTGATCTCTTCATCATCCTCTATTTTGGTGTTCTTGTCAATCCTAACTTCACGGTACGCCGAACACGATTTCTTGCACTCCTTGCCCTCTCGGTTGCTTATTGGATTTACATCGTTGTTTGTCTCCATTGTGTGCATGGTGGTGGCGTTTAGTGCAACCTTCTTCATTCACTACCACAATAATGCAAATATATGGGTTCCTACAATAGTGGCCACAACGACGATTGTTCCAGTTTGTTGCTTTTGCATGCTTCAGTTTAAACTATGGGtggatatatattataacacCTATTTgtctaaatttctttttaggCCTCGTCAACGTAAATTGTCCTCATCATCTCCCATTACTGTTTTTTTCTCATCTACGACCATTACTGGCTCTTCCACTTTACCCTTGGTCGAGGCTATTTATAATGAATCGTCTGAACGTACATATATTGAGCATCCCCACTCTACCCCTCGTTGA